From Kineosporia succinea, the proteins below share one genomic window:
- a CDS encoding ABC transporter ATP-binding protein: MSLLSAQGLTVSFGTTDVVAGIDFEVPAGGTLGIVGESGSGKSMTSLAIMGLLPASARRSGRIDFDGTDLTSLPERQMRAVRGNRIAMVFQDPLSSLNPYYTVGTQIAEAYRSHRSGVSRKAARQAAIEAMERVHIKDAGRRVDDYPHQFSGGMRQRVMIAMALSTEPELIIADEPTTALDVTVQAQILDLLAEVRRDTGAALILITHDLAVVSEVADQLIVMRDGSVVERGSAERIFSDPQHAYTQALLDAVPRIDDSIGELRTTTGGPA; this comes from the coding sequence ATGAGTCTGCTGTCCGCCCAGGGCCTTACGGTCAGTTTCGGAACGACGGACGTGGTGGCCGGCATCGATTTCGAGGTCCCCGCGGGTGGGACGCTGGGAATCGTCGGTGAGAGCGGCTCGGGCAAGTCGATGACCAGCCTGGCGATCATGGGGCTGCTGCCCGCGTCGGCCCGGCGCTCGGGGCGCATCGACTTCGACGGCACCGACCTGACGTCACTGCCGGAGCGCCAGATGCGCGCCGTGCGCGGCAACCGGATCGCGATGGTGTTCCAGGACCCGCTCTCGTCGCTCAACCCCTACTACACGGTGGGCACGCAGATCGCCGAGGCGTACCGGTCGCACCGGTCGGGCGTCAGCCGTAAAGCCGCCCGGCAGGCGGCGATCGAGGCGATGGAACGGGTGCACATCAAGGACGCCGGCCGCCGGGTCGACGACTACCCTCACCAGTTCTCGGGTGGCATGCGCCAGCGCGTGATGATCGCGATGGCCCTGTCGACCGAGCCGGAGCTGATCATCGCCGACGAGCCGACCACGGCCCTCGACGTGACCGTGCAGGCCCAGATCCTCGACCTGCTCGCCGAGGTGCGCCGCGACACCGGCGCTGCGCTCATCCTCATCACGCACGACCTCGCCGTGGTCAGCGAGGTGGCCGACCAGCTGATCGTCATGCGCGACGGCTCGGTGGTCGAGAGAGGTTCCGCCGAGCGGATCTTCTCCGACCCGCAGCACGCCTACACGCAGGCGCTGCTCGACGCGGTTCCCCGCATCGACGACAGCATCGGCGAACTCCGCACCACCACGGGAGGCCCGGCATGA
- a CDS encoding aminopeptidase P family protein: MTSTPSFVTTTPPGPAGERPVGAGTRPPRLSEQSTGFQSWISQGWEDRPVPAPVNAAAAQAAADHRDRLSAALPGRTLVLASGAARNRNGDADYAFRADSDFVWATSCQAEGSVLVMTPHGTGHDATLYLPPPARPGEKDFYASAAHGELWVGPSAGLAEWAAALGVRVRPVSEFVAPDGVDEAETAEVASDLRMIKDDWEIAQLREAIDATVGGFAAVAGELPRVLAENLGERWLQGTFDRHARTFGNGPGYATIVGSGPHAPILHWVRCDGPVLPGETLLLDMGVEADSLYTADVTRTIPASGEFTGIQRAVHDLVEASHRAGMAQVRPGAQYSDFHFASMEIIARGLHDWGLLPVSVDEALSPQGQQHRRYLACGVGHHLGLDVHDCGMSVYDKYHGAPLQAGMVLTVEPGLYFHAHDETLPPELRGIGVRIEDDLLVTPGGHEVLSGALPIDAAGLEKWTREQTR; encoded by the coding sequence ATGACCAGCACACCCAGCTTCGTGACCACCACGCCGCCCGGTCCGGCCGGAGAGCGACCGGTCGGGGCGGGCACCCGTCCGCCGCGGCTGTCCGAGCAGAGCACCGGCTTCCAGAGCTGGATCAGCCAGGGCTGGGAAGACCGCCCGGTGCCCGCCCCGGTGAACGCCGCCGCCGCGCAGGCCGCCGCCGACCACCGGGACCGCCTCAGCGCCGCGCTGCCCGGGCGCACCCTGGTGCTCGCCTCCGGCGCCGCCCGCAACCGCAACGGGGACGCCGACTACGCCTTCCGGGCCGACAGCGACTTCGTCTGGGCCACGAGCTGCCAGGCCGAGGGCTCGGTGCTGGTGATGACCCCGCACGGCACCGGTCACGACGCGACGCTCTACCTGCCCCCGCCCGCCCGGCCCGGTGAGAAGGACTTCTACGCCAGCGCCGCGCACGGCGAGCTCTGGGTCGGGCCCAGCGCCGGGCTCGCCGAGTGGGCCGCGGCTCTCGGGGTGAGGGTCCGTCCGGTCAGCGAGTTCGTCGCCCCCGACGGCGTCGACGAGGCCGAGACCGCCGAGGTGGCCTCCGACCTGCGCATGATCAAGGACGACTGGGAGATCGCCCAGCTCCGCGAGGCGATCGACGCCACCGTGGGCGGTTTCGCGGCGGTGGCCGGCGAGCTGCCGCGGGTGCTGGCCGAGAACCTCGGCGAGCGCTGGCTGCAGGGCACGTTCGACCGGCACGCGCGGACGTTCGGCAACGGCCCGGGCTACGCGACCATCGTGGGGTCCGGGCCGCACGCGCCGATCCTGCACTGGGTGCGCTGCGACGGCCCGGTCCTCCCCGGCGAGACGCTGCTGCTCGACATGGGGGTGGAGGCCGACTCGCTCTACACGGCCGACGTCACCCGCACGATCCCGGCGAGCGGGGAGTTCACCGGGATCCAGCGCGCCGTGCACGATCTGGTCGAGGCGTCGCACCGGGCGGGCATGGCCCAGGTGCGGCCCGGGGCCCAGTACTCGGACTTCCACTTCGCCTCGATGGAGATCATCGCCCGGGGTCTGCACGACTGGGGTCTGCTGCCGGTCTCGGTCGACGAGGCCCTGTCGCCGCAGGGGCAGCAGCACCGCCGCTACCTGGCCTGCGGCGTCGGGCACCACCTGGGTCTGGACGTGCACGACTGCGGGATGTCCGTCTACGACAAGTACCACGGCGCTCCGCTGCAGGCAGGCATGGTGCTGACCGTGGAACCGGGCCTGTACTTCCACGCCCACGACGAGACCCTCCCGCCCGAGCTGCGGGGTATCGGCGTGCGCATCGAAGACGACCTGCTCGTCACCCCGGGCGGCCACGAGGTGCTCTCCGGCGCGCTGCCGATCGACGCGGCGGGCCTGGAGAAGTGGACCCGGGAGCAGACGCGGTGA
- a CDS encoding ATP-binding cassette domain-containing protein — protein sequence MTLLAAQELVKEFDVAGTAGLVRPARRFTAVDHVSFELHAGQTLALVGESGSGKSTTARLAARLIDVTSGTVLLDGQDVTTLSGADLLEVRRQVQMVFQDPFSSLNPRHTVERIVTAPLRYQKRPMPGGSRAVAQGLLERVGLDPGHVDRYPAQFSGGQAQRIGIARALAVGPRVLVCDEAVSALDVSVQAQIINLLRTLQREEGFGCLFIAHDLAVVRQIATTVAVMTAGRVVETGPRDAVFDDPQHEYTRKLLAAVPRIRPEWEAARRHNAGARLETTTSTPRGE from the coding sequence ATGACGCTCCTCGCAGCCCAGGAGCTGGTCAAGGAGTTCGACGTGGCGGGCACGGCCGGGCTGGTCAGACCGGCCCGGCGGTTCACGGCCGTCGACCACGTCTCGTTCGAGCTGCACGCCGGCCAGACCCTGGCGCTGGTCGGCGAGTCCGGCTCGGGCAAGTCGACCACCGCGCGCCTGGCCGCCCGGCTGATCGACGTCACCTCGGGCACGGTGCTCCTCGACGGCCAGGACGTCACCACGCTGTCCGGCGCCGACCTGCTCGAGGTCCGGCGTCAGGTGCAGATGGTGTTCCAGGACCCGTTCTCGTCGCTCAACCCGCGGCACACCGTGGAGCGCATCGTCACTGCGCCCCTGCGCTACCAGAAGCGGCCGATGCCGGGCGGCTCGCGGGCCGTGGCGCAGGGCCTGCTCGAACGGGTGGGCCTGGATCCCGGGCACGTCGACCGGTACCCGGCCCAGTTCAGCGGTGGTCAGGCCCAGCGCATCGGCATCGCCCGGGCCCTCGCCGTCGGCCCCCGCGTGCTGGTCTGCGACGAGGCCGTGTCCGCGCTGGACGTCTCGGTGCAGGCCCAGATCATCAACCTGCTGCGCACGCTGCAGCGGGAGGAGGGATTCGGCTGCCTCTTCATCGCGCACGACCTGGCCGTGGTGCGCCAGATCGCGACCACGGTGGCGGTGATGACGGCGGGCCGGGTGGTCGAGACCGGGCCGCGTGACGCGGTGTTCGACGACCCGCAGCACGAGTACACCCGCAAGCTGCTCGCCGCGGTGCCCCGGATCCGCCCCGAGTGGGAGGCGGCCCGGCGGCACAACGCGGGGGCCCGGCTCGAGACGACCACGTCCACGCCCAGGGGAGAGTGA